The Magnolia sinica isolate HGM2019 chromosome 9, MsV1, whole genome shotgun sequence genome contains a region encoding:
- the LOC131255061 gene encoding DNA topoisomerase 2-like has product MKTEENEETLEVGRVARASDYEYLLLMPIETLTLEKVQELLAEKGKQEMEVEELKKETPKSLWMKDLDAFITALDEHEKEEAQVEEVTGQMEGRAGKPLAKASKQVGKNPRKSNTKKANEATIVESVASVSTTAKTGRHHSFLMNKKSSLSVSQCLDAHANQQHKN; this is encoded by the exons ATGAaaacagaagaaaatgaagagacacTGGAGGTGGGAAGAGTTGCAAGAGCAAGTGATTATGAGTATCTACTATTGATGCCGATTGAAACCTTGACGCTAGAAAAGGTTCAAGAGCTGTTGGCTGAAAAGGGAAAGCAAGAAATGGAGgtggaggaattgaagaaggaaacTCCGAAGTCTCTGTGGATGAAAGATCTTGATGCTTTCATTACGGCACTTGAT GAGCATGAGAAGGAAGAAGCCCAAGTGGAGGAGGTGACAGGACAGATGGAGGGTAGGGCAGGCAAGCCTCTCGCTAAGGCTTCTAAACAAGTTGGAAAGAATCCAAGAAAGAGCAACACCAAGAAAGCCAATGAAGCAACTATTGTTGAATCTGTAGCATCAGTTAGTACTACAGCTAAAACTGGTAGGCATCATTCTTTTCTGATGAATAAAAAATCATCTTTGTCAGTAAGCCAATGTTTAGACGCACACGCCAATCAGCAGCATAAAAATTGA